One region of Primulina tabacum isolate GXHZ01 chromosome 1, ASM2559414v2, whole genome shotgun sequence genomic DNA includes:
- the LOC142545756 gene encoding RNA-binding protein BRN1-like: protein MAEGGDSVKLFVGQVPKHMTESQLLAMFNEFAAVEEVNIIKDKVTRASRGCCFLICPSREEADKAINACHNNKTLPGASNPLQVKYADGELERLEHKLFVGMLPKNVSDAEVSAVFSEYGTIKDLQILRGSQQTSKGCAFLKFETKEQALAAIESVNGKHKIEGSIVPLVVKWADTEKERQARRTQKALSQGSNVANPDSRQHPSLFGALPMGYMSPYDGYGYQAPGTYGLMQYRLPPLQNQHAFHNLIPPLNQGNSIPGVTPDFSSGITPRNFPMSPTSYVGSAFAALPGVQYPMTYHGGIMNTRPLLGPSGYLSPSNTSSQPAASSSVSISSVGQIEGPPGANLFIYHIPQEFGDDELANAFQRFGRVLSAKVFIDKATGASKCFGFVSYDSPAAAQDAIHVMNGFQLGGKKLKVQLKKRQ, encoded by the exons ATGGCGGAAGGCGGGGACAGCGTGAAGCTTTTCGTGGGCCAAGTGCCCAAGCACATGACGGAATCTCAGCTTCTCGCCATGTTCAATGAATTCGCGGCCGTCGAAGAAGTCAACATTATCAAAGACAAAGTCACGCGTGCTTCACGAG GGTGCTGCTTTCTGATATGTCCGTCGAGGGAGGAAGCGGATAAGGCGATCAATGCATGCCACAACAACAAGACGCTGCCTGGG GCTTCTAATCCCTTGCAAGTGAAGTATGCAGATGGGGAGTTGGAAAGATTAG AGCACAAACTCTTTGTTGGTATGCTCCCAAAAAATGTTTCTGATGCTGAGGTCTCCGCTGTGTTTTCGGAATACGGAACAATAAAAGATTTGCAAATTCTTAGAGGTTCCCAGCAAACTAGTAAAG GTTGTGCTTTTCTGAAATTTGAAACAAAAGAACAAGCACTCGCTGCTATAGAATCCGTCAATGGGAAGCATAAAATAGAG GGTTCTATTGTTCCTTTGGTGGTCAAGTGGGCTGATACAGAAAAAGAACGACAAGCACGAAGGACTCAAAAAGCTCTGTCGCAGGGATCTAATGTGGCAAATCCTGACTCTAGGCAGCACCCATCTCTATTTGGTGCTTTACCCATGGGTTATATGTCACCATATGACGGATATGGGTATCAG GCTCCAGGGACTTATGGACTCATGCAATATCGTCTACCACCGTTGCAGAATCAACATGCATTCCACAATCTCATACCACCTTTAAACCAAGGGAATTCTATACCTGGAGTGACACCTGATTTTTCATCTGGAATCACCCCAAGAAATTTTCCCATGTCACCTACAAGTTATGTAGGATCCGCATTTGCTGCTTTGCCTGGGGTTCAATATCCAATGACTTATCATGGAGGGATCATGAATACTCGGCCTCTACTGGGCCCTTCTGGCTATCTATCACCTTCCAACACAAGTAGCCAACCTGCTGCATCTTCGAGTGTCAGTATTAGTTCTGTTGGTCAAATTGAAG GTCCACCGGGagctaatttatttatttatcatattCCTCAAGAATTTGGTGATGATGAGCTAGCCAATGCCTTCCAGCGTTTTGGTAGGGTATTGAGTGCCAAGGTTTTCATTGACAAAGCAACTGGTGCCAGCAAATGTTTTG GATTTGTAAGTTACGATTCACCAGCAGCAGCACAGGATGCAATTCATGTGATGAATGGGTTCCAATTAGGTGGTAAAAAATTGAAGGTTCAACTTAAAAAGAGACAATAA
- the LOC142545772 gene encoding uncharacterized protein LOC142545772, with protein sequence MKPSEMSSKPNDGVKGDVKKEEKKKPFFRPAKDDTKPVLQDPILRSDPIETEEAVLRLPPLPDRFRSKSQVP encoded by the exons ATGAAACCATCGGAAATGTCGAGTAAACCCAACGATGGTGTGAAGGGGGATgtaaagaaagaagaaaagaagaaaccCTTCTTCAGACCCGCAAAAGACGACACCAAACCAGTGCTTCAGGATCCT ATTTTGAGATCCGACCCGATTGAGACCGAGGAAGCTGTGCTGCGGCTGCCTCCTTTGCCGGATCGTTTCAGGTCCAAATCCCAGGTCCCATGA